ATCACTCCAATACAAAAGAATTGAATTCCACATTGGATTTGGTTCGCAATAGCAGTAATTTTTTCAATTCCGTTTCTTTGGTAGATAAAGAGGGAGTAATAAGGTCTACCTCACCTTACACACAGGCTAGTGTAGGTCACCATGTTAGTTCCAATGCAGCAAAAGAAGCGGTTAAATTGAGGGCTTCGTATATCTCTGAAGTGTACAAGACACCCAGAACCAAACGCAGAATTGTATTTGTCAGTGAACCGATCTTTGATTCAGCAGGGACGTATCAAGGAACGCTTGGTGGAAATATTTTTTTGCAGGAAAATAATATATTAAGTTTGTCTTTTGGCAGTCAACTCAAGACGAGTAATGGTTCCTACTTTTTTATTGTGGATAAGAAGGGCACTTTGTTATTTCACCCAAACACCAACCGCATTGGTGAAAATGTCAGTAAAAATGAAGTGGTGCAGAAGCTGTTAGTAAACGAGAACGGTAAAGAACAATACAAAAACCTGGCAGGTGTAGATTCACTTGCAGGTTATTACAAAGTTCCATCAACAGATTGGGGCGTCGTAATCGTGTCTCCAGCCCAAACGGTGTACGATCAGTTGAACCGTCATATCCGTATGTTGTTGCTTTACACTTCAGTGCCTTTCCTGATTCTGACCCTTATTGTGGTTCGGGTTGCACGCAAGCTGGCCAGTCCTTTTGCTATGTTGGCTGATTTGGTGAATCAGGTCGATAAGGGACAAGTGGATCTGCCTGTGATGAAGCCTCACTGGAATAGAGAGGCAGACCTTCTAACAAGAGCAGTTGTTGGCGCATTGGCGAACTTTAGGAAACAGACAAACCAGCTTGTCTATGATGCCAGAACCGATGTTTTAACAGGCATGAACAATCGCAGAACCTTCGAAGAAGTCATTCAGGAATGGATTCAGGATGAGGTGCCA
The window above is part of the Paenibacillus sp. 1781tsa1 genome. Proteins encoded here:
- a CDS encoding sensor domain-containing diguanylate cyclase — its product is MIAQIKRSRLRRKIKNIKKISLTALLGGLVIISVLMTLTIMVISSYTSQKQSLIDNTLSLNYASAVQMSQTLDSLFDSMQESLKYAASYFPDMDHSNTKELNSTLDLVRNSSNFFNSVSLVDKEGVIRSTSPYTQASVGHHVSSNAAKEAVKLRASYISEVYKTPRTKRRIVFVSEPIFDSAGTYQGTLGGNIFLQENNILSLSFGSQLKTSNGSYFFIVDKKGTLLFHPNTNRIGENVSKNEVVQKLLVNENGKEQYKNLAGVDSLAGYYKVPSTDWGVVIVSPAQTVYDQLNRHIRMLLLYTSVPFLILTLIVVRVARKLASPFAMLADLVNQVDKGQVDLPVMKPHWNREADLLTRAVVGALANFRKQTNQLVYDARTDVLTGMNNRRTFEEVIQEWIQDEVPFSIIVLDIDRFKSINDTFGHHAGDEVLKHIANIIQLSVRPEDVCARFGGEEFVVLLRNSESNVAFEIAERIRITVEESILPIDRSVTISAGIAEYPKHSTTSTELFHLADNALYQAKEEGRNRTVTIQTVIK